The genomic stretch TGAAGATGTTATGATACTCATTTTCTTATAACGTTTTCGAAAAGCTTTCCAccaaccttttattttctttgaagttgCTTGACAATATGTTTTGCATTTGAATAGCCTATTTCTTAAAAAGAGGAAGAAGTGTTTTCAAAAGGCTTTAAAACAACTCCTTGATTCTTTGTGTTGTATTTTCTTGTGGTacttgtgtttattttgagtCTAGGAAAAGAAATACCAACCCATAGCTTTAGATAGAAGCTTAGGATCCATTTTAAGGGCTTCTGGCCAAACCCTAGCTCCATGGCCGAACGCTCGCCCAGAGAATGGGTCACACGCCCCTTTAGCCCAAAATGTGGTCCAAAGGTTTTAAGCACCCCTTTTCATTAAATAGAACCTCGTAGAGTTTTCTAGTACTGCTTATAACGATGAGTCATGTTTCATTATAGCAGAGATTCGTGATGTTGGAGGACTCGAGTGAGcgaacgaggtaagtaaacacttacaaacactttccttaaaaacatggGATATGTTAGCTAACTGACCACGCAtctgatatgagcatgtctactttttgtaataacttggtaattgttttaataactagttgacaaaatgtatcgtatgacatggtacaccggtacgtgcggaaTATTGGCCATGCGCTTACTACATAaacttcattctatggtcaagtgtgtgtgtgtgggccttGGATCTAGTAGTTTTTGTGACCGACGCAGCCATTGCCAAATGGTTGGTcattacaggacgtacatcattagtagcatgggtCGGATTCAGTCGGGCTGCTAGTggtggatggtagcgtacaatggccgGGGTAcgggtattgtattacaggtccttcgggatagcgccaaccctactgagaatgagtaatatcttggatagaccatacatgagagttatgatctataaagcattagtttttatACATCAAAATACTTAAGCAATTACCGTCAGGAGTACACCACCCTTTATCAAACCAAACGATATTTtaaggtgtattaacggagacaacacctctttttaAGTTTACCAAGAAATGCATGTTTAATTCttcttaataataatgagcCCATGTCATATCTAAttgtgagatttacttactaagtcattagacttacgctattattactcttataggaaaCCTGTTTTTAGAAGTCAAGAGTGGTGTGGTTATCACTACAGACCTTGCTTAAGAATGAACTTCATGTTGTTATCAGGTTTACTTTacattattgttagttgctccatatcttaaattttaaggattataCTTGTACTGTAATGTTTATagatttctcatatttatttcaccttcttaTGCATTAATTCTTATAATGCGTAGAGGGGTTGTTCCCCATTTAGCCACTAGTTGGTTAAACTGAGGTAATTGCCAGTGCCAGGCTGGCTAAGATCagttttgggggtgttacagtTTAAGAGCTCACTTAGTTCGGGGAATTTAGATATCAGTATTCATAATGTCATGGAACGTGTGTGCACCTTGGATGGTGTTAAAGAGGGTTCTAATCTCCATCATGTGGCAgctcatatttttcaaaataaagaaaagagagagatgttTGTTGTGCTAGAAAAACCACATTTGTAGCTTATGTTTCTAAGAGATGAAGAGACATTATTGGGGGACGCCATTTCTTTGCTTGATTAGCAAGTGGATAAATTTGCAGTAAGATATTAGTTATTCTTGTTGTTGGGATTTTTGAACTacgcttttttttcttttttttttggacaatgtgattttatttttctccactTGATGCAACTTATGTATCATTCACATGGACTATGGTGATCATATGAATAATGGTAATAATGATCATTATCATGATAAGGACGTGAATGATGATGGTAATGATGgtgaatttttccatcttgTTTTTGTTGGATGTCGTATAGTAGTAACGTAGTCATTAAACATATTGATAAACAACTTTATagaaattctgaaaaaaaaataataataataataaaataaaaaattgggtacAGGTGGTTGATATGTACATTGACTAGTAATGATACTATATGTCATGATATGTTTAGAATGAAACcacatgttttctttcaattatgTAATGTTCTACAACGTACATATGAACTTCAGCATACCAGATGTATTAGACTAGAAGAGTTAGTAGGTATATGTTTGACGACACTTTGACATGGATCATGTAATAGAATGGTTCAAGAAAGATTTCAATATTCTGATGAGACTATACATAGACATTCCATAAAGTTTTGAAAGCGCTGAACTTAATGGCAATGGATCTCATCAAACCTTCTAACCCTCCATTCAATGacgttccaaaaaaaaaaaaaaaaaatggatacaaGCCGTTGTATTGGCCACAATTTAAGgtactaattttcttttttcgttaATATTGCTGAATTTGTGCTTACCTTTTGTTAAAGTAATGTAATAagtatctaaaatttaataaaatgtattttaagaTTGCATTGGTGCCATTGGTAGAACACGTCTTAGCTATATTAGAGAGGATAAGAAAATTCCATacattggaagaaaaggaaCACCAACTCAAAATGTGATGATTGCATgcaattttgatttaattttcatGTTTATTATAGCAGGATGGAAAGGTGTGGcacatgaaatacatttttttttttaggaaaaatgctaggtttacaaacaattttacaaaaaaacttttacaacatgatgtggtaCAATATGATTGGGgttttcaaaagttgaatttatctcatttccaatcatattatgccacattatgttgtaaaagtttGTTTGTAAAtcttgtttgtaagcctagcattcttcttttttttagatGTTATTTGTAAACCATCTACCAACTTTCCCAAACCGCCATCAGgtgtagtattttttattttattattattattattattttgtgagtGAACTTTTTACCTTCTTGATTATAAAagaattttgtttatatatatagtgtagTTAGGtatttttgaagagaaaatggTAAGAAAGAACCAATTTTAGTATTTGAAAGTTTAGATCACCTTGATGTttagatctaattcttctgttagctctatATCTACCTTACCACCTAATGTTATTATCGTGGAACATTTTTCTATTGAAGATGAtaactcttttaattttgataaatggaatatcTCTAAACTTTCTACGAAGGAAGTTTATACTACTTCTTGGttaaaatctatttttaaagctgaatattttattgataataaagATTTAAAACAATAACTTCTGCTATTAGAGCTTCAAAACTGTTTTCATGATAATAATTTTGACAATGAAGAACTGATTAAACCATCTGAGCAATTTAATGAAGCATAATCCAACAATAGGATGATCTCGTCCAATAATGGTAAGGTTGTTaatcttattaataaaattataccCCCCAAATGGTATTCCAAGGTAAATATAATTGTTGCTCAAGATTATACTCTTGATGttattgctttgattgattctagTTCTGACTTAAATTGCATATAGGAAGGGTTAGTTCCTAGTAAATATTTGGAAAAATCCACTGAAAGGTTAAATTTTGCTAGTGGTAACTGTTTGCATATTAAGTATGAATTGAATGATATTCATTTATATCAGAATAATGTTTGTTTTCACATTCCCTATGTGCTTGTTAAATATATGTCTGATAAAGTTATCCTTGGTCTTCCATTTATTGCCATGCTTTATCATTTTTATGTTGATGAGCCTAGTATTTCAACTAATAAAATGGGTCAAGAAGTGAAATTTCGTTTTGCCTTCAAATTTGATATTGATGTTAATCGATTAAATATAATCACTGCTAAAACTAAACATCTCAACTTCTTAAAACAAGaagtcaaatataaaaaaattgccGAACAACTCTCTGATAAATTgttacaataaaaaatttatgtttttaatacCTTACTAATTGATATTTTATGTTATGATCTTCCTATTGCTTTTTGGCATAGAAAAAATCATATTGTTTCTCTgccttatattaaaaaaatttctgagaACAAAATTCCTACTAAAGCCAGGCCTATCCAAATGAATGCTGAAACTTTATAATTTTGCCAAAAGAAATAGCTTATTTGCttgctaaaaatattattcatGAAAACAAGTCTCTTTGGTCCTGTGCtgctttttatgttatgaaaaatgctgaACTTGAAAGAGGAACCCCTAGGTTGGTTATTAACTACAAACCTCTCAATGATGTGTTAGAATGGATTAGGTATCCCATCCTTAATAAGAAAGACCTTGTCAATCGTCTTAGTGAGGCTCTAGTCTTTTCTAAGTTTGATATGAAGTCTGGATTTTGGCAGGTTCATATCGCAGATAAAAATAGGTATAAGACTGTTTTTACCACTCCTTTTGGTCATTACAAGTGGAACATTATGCCTTTTGGTTTAAAGAATGCCCATAGTGGAACTCCTTCCACTAGGGTGTACCTGATGGTGTTAatactttaatttatattattattaaacattTTAGTAGAACTCCTTCCAATATTGCTATtcgtatttctgattatttgaataatcttcgatgccctactatATCTGATTATAGATGGTTTAAAAccttattgaaaagaaaaatttattggcagattaccttcattatttgctcacaaagtaaAAGATGAACTTGTTAATTCTCACACCGGTATAATTGATTATGAGAATTTAGTATAATTGATTATGAGAATTTAACTTATGGTGATCTAACCTTTCAAATACTAAAATTGGTTCTTTCTTAccattttctcttcaaaaataCCCAGCAACACGTACCCTTGGCCTGTAattaaccctatatatatatatatatatatatatatatatatatatatattatgatgcGATATGCCTATGGAATTGGATCTAATTATCACTAATTGAATCGATCTTAATGGACAAAATTAGTTGAAAAATACAAGATTACAATCATATTCGAGACTTGTGGATTGATCCCTGTTTTGATCATCTTGATGTACTCAAATAATTTACACAAAATCCATGACATCCAGCTAATAGTGAATTGAGGATTATGCAAATTACCACTAGAGATCAACAAATTTATCCAAGAAGATCCAAGACATCTGTGCCAGGTAGTCACTGCTCAGATTACCTCTAGCTATTCCGCGTACCAAACGTACCCTTAGTACTTAAATACGGTGACTAGTTTAGGCAGCCACTGCTCACCCATGAAACGTGAATGCTTGTAAATTTGATGTCTAGAAATGAAGCCAAGCaataagagaaaatgaaaagactTGCATTATAAATATTctaattcaaaatacaaatacaGAGACACCCTGTACTCATTTTTAAGATTCAAAACCAAATGTTTTCTACGGTCTGAAAGTAAAATCACTGTTTGAAGATAGCAGGGTCACATAAAACGTTTGGATAAAAGAGGGTCAAAGACAGAAACCATTCCTCTGTCTACAGCTCATCAGTATCATCTGTTTTTCCTCCACTTGGTTTCCCATTCACTGCAACAAGCTCCGTTTCAAATATTAAAGTTGCACCACCTGTACTTCCCAAACAAATACATAAATTAACATTCTTTTTGTCAACATTTTATATTATCTAATGCAGTTTATACCATATAATCAACAttgcaaaagagaaagaaaaggcacATCACATCTCCGGTTAGGGTTTCTATAACTGTGCCCTATATAGTATATTTCACCCCTTGGAtggttgaaattttgtttaatgtaAAAATAAGAGATGCAACAAATTATTGAGAATATAAAAGtgtatttttggttgattgtaaAGTACACATGAAGTTTTCACAAAAAAGTTTTCCAGCATTCACTTTCatacaaacaatatttttaattgaatagaaGGTATGTATCCAATAATCAGTTGAAATGGTTCTAAATAAGTTGTAAATGCATGATCCCTATGTTTTAGTTCGAATTTGATGGAGGACCATGGCAGCAACCAAAGAAGACCTATAAAAGGTGACCCAAGGCTAATTCTAAAGCATTGATTTTGCAAAATATTGGATGATTTTGATGTTACTTGGGACTTTCAATATGTTGCTAGCAAATCATGATTCTTCTATGTTTTCTGGCGTTAATTAGCTGCCGGTCAgatttcttttagttttattggGGCTGGGGTTCTTCTGTAACTTTTTACATTTCTAGAAATGGCCTATATTTTTGGTCGATTGTGTCTTGCTATTTGTTGTATTatattattgagtttttatttatcGGTTATACTAGTTATTTAAATTGGGTATgcccacacacacatatatataatggttTCTATTCAAGGACTAACCCACTTTGAGGATTATGTGATGCAATCCTACAAGGTGTGATGCTGAAGAGCCTTAGGAGTGATGcctaggttttttttcttctctcctttGAATTTTCTAGCAATTTCCAACTAAATTCCAgccaagatatatatatttttttaataaatggaaTACATTTTACTACTTCAACAGTttgaaaattagaaatcaaaacTTATACACAAACATCATTGTAGCTTGATGGAAATGCACTGTAGTGGTTCTAGGTTCAGTACTTGGTGCTTCCTGTTTTTAAAGATGCCTTTTACAGTTCAAAGCTCAACCTTTCAGTTCGCAAAAACCATGGGCAGGTGGCAACACAGATTATTAAAACCATCAAGTCATACCCCACAATCTTTTGACCACAATTTGTCCCATTAAAGTTCAATAATCCAGCTGACAGGGCTGGTCCATTCAATAGCCATGCTTGAGGagcaaaaattaatatatatataccagagAACATCAACCTATGCATTCTACTCATGCCACAAttaaggttttcttttttaattatcaaatgATGGGCCAAAAAACATCTGATTTCAAAAGATATCATTGACAATCATGGCTGTTCAGAAGGTCCATACCATCTAATCACCTCAATGTGAAAGAGAACTCCTTTATATTACCGCTCAATCAATGGTAAgtattttaaacattaattcTACCAAGAAGCAATAGATTTATAATGTAAGAGGATCGGAGACAAAATGTCACCTGGGATGGTTGGTGGGGAACCTTGGTCCCCATAACCAAGTTTTGAAGGTATTTTCAACTTCCGCTTCTCACCTACACATGCTCCCAGCAACCCTTGGTCCCaccctgaaaagaaaaaaaggggaacTTTCAAGTTGCACGCACAACAGTTACCAACAAAACAACCTCCACACTATCATATGCCATTAcagtaaaacaaaaagatagGCCTCATTTATGAACAAACGTTCGCTTTTAATTGTGAACCACTCTACCTGAAAGAACACTGAAGCTTAAGCAATGACTAATCCATATGTACGATTCAAGTAAAATGCCATCATATAACATCACAAGTGGCATGACCCTGACTATAAAGAAATTGCCACAAAAGCTTCTCACTGCAAAATGAAAACTTTGGACTCTCTCTCTAATATTAAGGTCTTTAGACATATTCAGGTTCTATTTCAGACTAAAATATACCTTAGTAGATATTAAGTGCTTACAAgttgaatagaaaaaagaaaaaaaaaaaaagtgattacTAGTCATTGGTCTTCATTGAAACTTTGGGATTTAACAAAAATCTGATACCATAATTATGATGCTGAACTACCACCAACCCTAGTAACACTGGTATTCCTCCCCTTTCTACAGAGGGACAGTCTCCAAACCCCTTGTAAGAGAAAAGGGGAGGGATTGGGGGAGGGTTGCCCTTGTTTCATAGCCATTTGTGCCACCTAAGTCATTTTTGTTTCAAGCACATACACTCATGCACAGTCCTAATCTCAGATCAAGAGCTGATGATTGACAGAACCCCTTTCTCTCTAAATGACCAAGGGAATAATTCTAATGACTGACAGACCCACAGTTGTGCTCGGATCAAGagatgatgataatgataaataaaaggaaagataCAGAAGTTGCAGAAGAAATGGAATAAGATTGAAAATAGGCTATGATTATTCTGTTCCTGTCCTTAAGGGAACACTAGAGATTTCAAAATAACAATCTTGATACATCTGAGATCAAGAACAATATTGATTCAAGTTCAAATGAACCCAACCGATAACACAGTAAAACATccagaaaaaaaacaatttttttttttttttggtttttaaaaacgTATACCGAATTTCTAACACAATGAAGAGGAAGGTAACTAAATTGGAGTATCATCCCATAAACTCGTAACACTAAGGAGATGAAACCAAGAATGTGATGGTATTGTATTTCATGTGAAATTCTCTCTCAAGGACACACACAAGTACGATCATATTAAGGTGATGAAAGCaagaatgtaaaaaaaaaaaattatattatacacTAGTAGAGGAAGCAAAAGATAAGGCCACAGTATATTCATACTCGGGTGACTAGAGCAAAAATTGTGAAAATGAATCATCTTATGAACAACAAAACCtcttgtaaaaaatttaaaaaaagaaaaagaaaaagaaagacagTTATAATGGTAAGTGTGATTATAAATTATCTCACATATAAGGTTGaattacttaaaataaataaataaattatctcATACACAACCAACTATTGAACACTATATATAAGGCTAAAATATTACAGATTATTTGTATATTTGTTCCTATGCTGCTGGCAAACTGGTAAGTTTCAAGGTCTGATGAGTCAGACAACACATGCATCCCAGgtaatttcaatttattttcctCCATATCACACTACAAAACAGGAGGGTCTGGTCAAACCTAAGCTATTAAAGATTGTTAAAACAGACAATTTGAACTTTCATCAAATACTGTTTTACATACAACTTATTTAtatatgggttaaatactaaaaaccccctagggtttgaactctttattttttgcccattagattttcatttttatcacaggaagtacttgtggttttcataaagatgGAAATagtacctccgttaaaattccATCAAAAACTTAACAGAACGCCACGCCAGCACCAATCACTAGCcgccacgtgtcatataattatttttttgatttttttataaataaaatatttaaaaaaattatattttttcaaaaaaaaattaaaaaaattttgggggtggccggtttgggggtggggagccacccccatggctggatgggggtggccaaggagcctaagggggtggccgaaaccacccccagtgagTTTGGTTTCAGAAGTCTGATGGTGGAGAACTTTCATATTGATGGGGGTGGGTTTATTCAATATGGGGAACAACTTCTTCTCTCCCAAGGCTCTGCAGCCTTGAGTCAGGCAGAATGGTTTACATGGGAGGAAAATTCTACAGCATGAACTACAGCCCTTTCAGCGTTTTAGCGCATGACATTACAACAAACACATGGTGCAAGATTCAAGCCCCCATGCACAGATTTCTACGATCGCCAAGCTTGGTTGAGAGCAGGGGAAATCTTCTCTTAGTTGCAGTAGTGGAGAAAAGCAAGCTGAATGTTCCAAAAAGCTTCAGGCTGTGGAGCTTGAAGCGTTTTAGGGgtgctcggccacccccatccggccgtGGGGGTGGCTCCCCACCCCCAAACCAGCCAAATGCccacccccaaaatttttatttttattattattattttttttttttgaaaaaatataattttttaatatttttaatttaaaaaaaaaaatcaaaaaattaattatatgacacgtggcagctagtgattggtgctgacgtggcgtTCCATTAAGTTTTAGACggaattttaacggaggtaccatTTCCTTCTTTATGAAAACTATTggtacctcctatgataaaaatgaaaacttaggGGGCAAAAACTAAAGAGTTCAAACCCTAGAGaggttttttagtatttaaccctttatttatttattttacagcTAAATTCTGATTTCTCAGTGCACATTTCTAGCACATTAATATCCCATGTAATTTGCCTAAACATtagtagaaagaaaaacatGGCTGTTGGGTTAACCCCAAAGGGCGAATTCTACGGCAGAGATGGGCCCCGAGAGACCTTATTATGTATTGCAAAAAAAGGGCCTGCTGATAGAGTGGGGAGGGGAGGCAGCATCATaataacacttaaaaaaatatatatattatacttaGAATGTTTTgtccaaaaatatgaaaaaacgTTCTTGAAAACCCATTAACAATTACAAACAGAAAATTACATGATGTCCtttctcttatttctctcatgCAATTAATGTTAAAGAGAACAGAGTAATAGCACTGAAATAGTCTTCATGCTAAAGAAGGTTTTGTGTTGGCATAATGCGTTCTCCCTTTTAAAACTAGTAATTAAAGATCAATAGGCATTTTTTTTATGCATCCAGTAGTTACATTTTTGCCCTGCAATGTCTTGTCCACTTTATTAACCAAGTTCCACACAaagacttttttcttttcttatgatacctaaacatttttttttcccatggaGAGAAAAGGTCTATGGCCAGTACAATGCACAGGTTCATAGCTgaacttaaaaatattaaacaagTAAAGAAGCATAGTTTCATGTCATGCAAAAGTTGTGTGAATCATCCGTACTCAAATGCTTTCTACACAAACTATCTCCATTTTGGCTATTATACTTACGTCAAGTGACATAGTTTTTATAACCCAATCTGTCTTCACAAAAGCATCTAACTATTTGGAAGCCAGAAGAGTTCATTTTAGAATTTGCTAAACAGTGAGAGGTCACCACACACCTTTTATTACTTGACCAGTTCCAAGCTCAAACTCAATTGGGGAGTCCCTTTCAAAACTAGAATCAAAAACAGTTCCATCTGTGAGTGTTCCCTGCAAAGATAAGAGGCAAGTGTATATTACAGTTATAGAAGTTACAACTGAACTATATagcaatttcaaataaattcaaCAAATTGTTGACTTTGTCATAAAAAAGAGTAGAAGTTCATTATGTGTAAGcttataatatgtatatatgtatttataagTACAGGGATACATAACTAAATATTTCTCATGATATTCAGggacaataaatatttttctatatatttacCGGAGAAATCTAACCCCTTGCTGTTTACAATCAGTTCACGGACTGCTACCACTATTCATCACACAATGTTTTCTTGACAAGGAGGCTATGGATTTTTTGTGCCTATCAAGAAGAATAGATGGAGGAACAATGAAGTGGACTGTGTTTCATAGAGGAAGAATTTTGAGATTAAGCAAAAAGGGATTGGAGATTGAggaatctttctctctctgttaaTTATGATTTTGAAGGTGAAGCTATAGAAGTGGAGGGAACAGAAGAGAGAGGGTTTGCATGTGGCTTTGTGAATCTTAAAAGATTTCTTGGAATGTACGTGACTTAAATGATGGGGGAAAAAGGATGAGGGTTAAGAATTTTTTAAGGGATTGAAATGATGATAATGTGTTCAGGAAACCATATTTGAGATTATGTCTAGGTAAGTagtgagattattattatttttttttttccttttggagTGGAGGGAGTTTATGGATTGGCTTCATTTGGGAACAGTAAGGGCTTCTGGTGGGGTTTTTCTGTTATGGGATAAGAGAGTGGTAGAGGAAATTAATCCAATTGAGAGGTGATTACGGAGAGGATTGCACAGTTTTATAGACAGTTATATCTTGAACCACTCAGCTGGCGGCcttctttggatggcttacaatTTGCATCCATTAATATTGAAGATGAATGGTTAGAGAAACTTTGAGGAAGAGGAAGTAATTGATTATGGGAGAAATATGAATGGAGACAAAGCGCAAGGTCTGGttggttattatttttttcgataagtaattcaatctcgCAAGAAAAGCATAGAGGGGCTCTAGTTGGTTATTCCATTGTGCTTTTGAAACTTGTTGCCTTGTTAGGGTGCCGTCAAAGAGGATAGTCCTTTTGAGGGCTTTCCAGAGAAAGTTACGTTTGAAAAAAGCCTCAATGCTACTCCATCGCAGTCATTCCAAAGAAAGCTGGGGCTTTGGATGTTAAGGAATGTAGGCCAATCAGTCTTGTTGGTGGTGCTGAGAAAATCCTTGCAAAAGTTTTGGCTCATAGATAGAAGCCAAtgttagacaaaaaaaaaaaaaaaaaaaaaaaatcaaactctcaGGGTGCTTTTATGAAAGGGAGACAGATTTTAGACTCGTTCCTTATTGTTAACGAATGTCTAGatagaaaatcaaaacataataGAGTTGTTACCATATTAATTGAAAGTTCCTCCGGAATGCTACAGCAGTGCAGTGTTAGGGAGAAATGCAAAAATGGAT from Corylus avellana chromosome ca1, CavTom2PMs-1.0 encodes the following:
- the LOC132189208 gene encoding peptidyl-prolyl cis-trans isomerase FKBP15-1-like, yielding MSLSCALKAAPILFLMFLLTFVYAKSRDVTELQIGVKYKPESCDIQARKGDRVKVHYRGTLTDGTVFDSSFERDSPIEFELGTGQVIKGWDQGLLGACVGEKRKLKIPSKLGYGDQGSPPTIPGGATLIFETELVAVNGKPSGGKTDDTDEL